In Nicotiana tabacum cultivar K326 chromosome 10, ASM71507v2, whole genome shotgun sequence, the DNA window TGTGGTGGCATCTTCGTCGTAGTATTCAGTTTGGTGAATTGCCGGTTTGTCAAGAAGCATTTTCTTGTAGGAATGTGGCATTGTTTCTTCCACGTCCGTATAGTTATTCTTGTCAGGTGGTTCCGGTGGTATGATTGGTGTTATAGTGGTTGTATTCATGAGGGGATAAGTCAGTGAAAAAGGTATTACTATTACTTAACAAATTATTTCCAACACTAACCCATTAAAGCTTAGTTCTGTTGGAAAGTCCTGAGAGCAGGTTTGAAGGAAGATCAACAACTTTAAGGTGAATCGCATTTGTAGTAGTTTTCGAAAAACTTTCTTGATAAAAGTTCTCACAAAATCGTAGGCTTTCTGTCTAGTAATTGTCCAAAATACTGCTCTTCGTTCACCTATCTTTTCCAGCACAAACTCCACTAATCCTCATTAGAAAAGCGACAATGCATCTAGCAAATTTTCAATTTCCCCACTTACACCGTCTGCTAGCAAGGCATCAAATTAGCCTGATAAAGCTAATTCAAAAGAGCTAATCCACTTTGATCCGGAGGCGGagtcaatattttaaaaaattatttagttCGGTCGAATTTCTATCCTTCGTACCAGTTCTCAAAACTTTTCAACAAAAATTACAAATCTCAAAAGGCTTTAGTGCCTTACTGTTGAAAATAGTTTGCTAGGTGATTAATCTTATGAAGGTAGAGAGACTACTTCCAAAAGACCATCGGTTCAAGTAAAGCATAAGCACTacataaatagaaaagaaaaatgatagtgTAGAAGTTATGAAAATGTAGTAACAACATGATAATAAGatgaccaaaaaaaaaacagGTAGTAATAAAATCGAAGAATAAGAAAATACGATAATAAATACTTTTGTTTATGGAAATGACAAATgttcgactacctactaacctccTACCCTAATTTTCGATCTCCACGTCCTCCTATCAAAAAcattaaaatttaataaaatttagttaaacaaattatttatttaactaAACTTATCCTAAAAATATTAGTTAAAGAAATAATTTACTCGAGatatatcttttgtttctcaaTTCTCCAAACTCCAAAGATTAAGAAGTGTCATTTTTACTAAGTGTGAATATGTAGAAAAACAAAAAGCAAAGTTGTGGGGTGAAACTACAAGATACCTTTCTTATAGCGACGTCGTATTAAGATCCAACCAGTAAAATATTTGCCTTCAGCACACTTGATATCGCTCGCAGGCCGCAGCCATTGTTAACTCTGCTTCTTCATTGCCATATCAGATACTTCACGCTTTCACTTTCAACATTTTAGCTTCAGAATACCAAGATGATGGGTTTATTGAGAGCTATGACTAAATCGAACCGTCCGATTCAGATGGGTCTACAAAATCAAGGGCTCACGTTGTCCCTCAGCAGACAGTTATCAACTCAAACGGAAACTCCTCAGCAGGACAACTCCGTTGATACATTCCTCCAAAACCCATCTACTGGTAcatataaatctttcaaatagttataataataataataatttattctcgctgttatatttatttttaaagatcATTTTTGTAATGTATAAAAAAGTGGGTTTTTATGGTTTTTCATAATGCAAGAAAATTATGGATACCCTTTTGTTTATTTGTACTATTAAGAAGTCTTGTTGATTTGCCTGTCTTTTTCCGAATATTTCTGTATTTAGGGTTTAGGCTGTTCTGCTTATTCTTTGAACATTTTCAGTTTGCTATGAGGTAACTATTGACATGTTAAAGACTTGGGGTTTTTGAAATTATTGTTAAGTGGTTATGACGGATTTGTATTAGTTATTAGATTGCATATGGATAGTGCAAGAAAATGTGGCTACCCTTGTGCTTATTTGCAGTCTTCTCAATTTGTCTGTCCCTATTTTTGGTgatttagggtttagggtttttgCTGTTTGCTTATTGTTTGAGCATTTTCAGTTTGCTACTAGGTAACTGTTTGACGTGTTAAAAACTTGTAATTAGAAAAACTCATGGCTGTGAAAATGTTTTGTTGGATTTGGCTTTTGGTAGAATATTGTGAATTTAGTACTTGAACAGAGGCAATAATCATCAATCAATCAACTGTACCTCAATCCAGACCTATGAGTATTTAGGGTCAGCTATATGAATGCTTTGTATCCTTGTCACACGCGTTCCTATGAGTTCACTGTTCTATCCTAATTTGGCAATTTTCATGCTAACCACCCTTAACCTTCTGCGACCCCTTCCTCTATCCAAGTTCCAAGCTTGGTCTAGTTATGCTTCACGAAGCTCGCATAGATGGAATTGGAGGCAATAATCAACAATTAAAAAAGTTATGAATTCCTTGTATCCACTTTCTTTCACTTAATTTCCTTTACATCCACGCATGTGGAGTGGAAAGGAATTATTTTACGTCAGGCTACTTTTGCAATATAGTAATAGCAGTCGTGCATCTTTGTTCATGCCATATGCTTATGCAATTGCAATCTCATATGAGACTGATCCGGGATCTTGGTCTTTCTATTTCCCAGGTTTGGTTTATGGGAGAATCTATGGCATCGGAAGGCatacaagaaagagtgacattattagcatgttaggGGCTTCTAATTTGAGCCTAGATGACGTTAGATTTGAGTACAACCCGAACTATGCTCCAGTTGCTGCGTAAGTTTCTTCTTTTATGATATAAGGTTTAACAATATCTATAAGGAAATAGGTCATATCGCTGTGGTTTTGATTTCTGAGCATCCAAGGGTGTGACTTGGTTGTCAATGAAACTAAAATGGATCATTGGAGATCAGGGTTCTAGTCCCTGCAAAAACTCTTGGTAGTTTCTTCTCATCTTCCTAAGTTTTGGTGGATATAGTTACCCGTATCTGTATTAGGTACTATCGTGAGCATCTCGTTGCTTTTAAAAGGGTCGTACTATATGAACCTTCTTATAATGAACTTGCTCTCTAGCAAGATTATAGgtgtttctttttatctttttttatttctaatttgTTCTATGTTCATGACTTGTCACTTGTCAGTGCTTGCCTCCATTTAATCCTGGGATAATACATACTGACCCCCTCAAATTTGCCCTATTTTTCGACTACACCAATTTTTTAGGGTCCCAATACCCCTTGTTCTTGTCCAAAGTGTATCTATAACCACCCTAACTGTTGACATGGCAAAGAAAGTGCACACAATTGGACCAGAACACGTGAAAGCCAAAagcaaattcaaaaaatatagcCTCTTTACACATGAGCTGCAATTGACTCAAATCAATCGTTTCCTTCTCCAAAAATCCTTCTCATATATAAAAACAAAGTTTTTTATCACATTGTTTTCTCGCTTCCACCTGTCTCCCCCAACAACCACCACCATTCTTCCttcaatctctctctctctctctctctctctgacgGATCCAAAACCATTTCTTCGCTTAACTTTCTTTCTACTTCCAAATAACAAGATTCGTTAAAGTTACCCATCATTCTTAGGTTCAAAACTTTTAGTTCCCAGAAAAGCACAAATTTTAAATGTAGAAAAACTAAAAAAGATCTTTTCCATGCCATCTAAAATCATTGTTTGTGGAAAATAATGTTTTGATATTAGGacaatttgttagttttagttgaggtcaaatttaattaatttcggaagaTGCATGTAAGGATTGAAGATACCGATCCATATCATTTTGCTTTTTGAATAAGGCAACTAAAATATGCTATTAAACATATATGTGCATTTTTAATGCACATTAGTGATTTTATCTGTATCTTATATTAGAGGGTAACATAGGCTATGTTTTATAAATTAACCACTGAAATTAGACACATATTAAACCACTATTGTGCATTAATATATATTTGATCAAATATATATTAATGCACAATAGTGGTTTAATATATCCAATAAAATGTTTCTAATAGCATATGTTAGTAGTCATATTCAAAATGCAATGTGTCAGCTTTTCTCTCAACCCAACCCCATGTTGTCCACTTTGAATTAACAGAGGTTCACAAATTTATTCCTTGGGCTATGCCGTATTGAGCCAAAAGTGTGATGGATCAATTTCATCTTCGGAGAACAATGATTCTGAAATTTTATGCACAAGAATGGACCATTGATTTGGTCTTTCCTAGCTTTTGTCCATTTTATATAAATATTGTGGTTTTGATTTCTAATTTGGACTTCCTTAGCTTTGAATACctcttttataaaaataaaaaatgttggGTTTCAATGTCTGATTGTTTGACTTCACTCAGACCAGGCAACCAGCATTCAGGAAAAATCCTTGAAATATTCATGTCTTAGCTAATTTATCAAAAAGAATATTCAGGTCATAGCTATTAGGAACATTACTAATGCCTACCAATAAATGAAAATTGTTTTGGGATTGTTGAGTATGAAAAAGAAAAGTCTGTTTTTCATACCCTATTAAAAACTCTATCAAATGCATGTCGAGAATAAATTATTTTCCCCCCTTTCAGACTTTGCCAAATATTATATACTTAGGTACAACCGATAATTTTATATAAGGATCAAAGTATAAAAACCTGGTAGGATGTGGGTCCTATGTAAAGAAAATCTTTATCATTTGGTAGTAATATTTGGAGTCATACTATTACGTCAAAAGCTAATGATGAATAACTAAGAGTGTTAAGGCTAGTAAAACCTAATGATGAATACTATCTATTATGTCCAAAGCAATATTTGGAGTCATACTATTATGTCAAAGAGAATTGACCTATTCATAGAGCGATCCTATGATCGCTGCTGGATATAGACtatcttattttttattctattttgtttctttaaaaaaagaaaggtgaCTCAACTTCTCAGCTAGAGTTGGTGGTGAGACTTGTTGGCGTAATGCATGGGGATTCAAGCTCTCATGAACTACTATTAAAAAtcaactttatttttgttttgtttctggACAAACGATATCCGGCTAGGCCTATGGCTAGATCCTTTTGGATCTACCAGTCGGCCGGCCCTAGCCGTTTACATGAGCATACAGAATCTAAACTCGAGTTTTCCACTGAGCCCATGTTACTTGAGGAATTACTCTAGATCTTCTTATTTTGGGCTACAACTTCGTTGAGGCGACTAGCATCCCTTTCCATTGTGCATTTTCCGAACAAAGAAGATGACTATAAGATCGAATTTGCTCTTCAAGAAACTGCTCAAGCCATACCTTCTGCCTATCTCATATCTGTAGAACCTAGACTTTTTCCGTTCTAGCCTCTCCCTCGAATACATAGGATATGTAGGCTTGGGTGAGAAATGGTTCCCTCTTGCAATAAGCTTTCCTTGAATACTTATTTATAATCCAGCACCATCTTAATGTTGGAGGATGTtcttattaataaaatattttacttttaccTATAAAAACCCCTATGGGTCGTTGGTTTGTTGGATAAGGGATAACAATCTCGGGAGAACGTACGGGATTGTTTTATCTCGTGTTTGGTTGAATTTTTTATTCCGGAATTAACAATCCATGGATTTATATCATAATTGTGGTATTTTTTAATACCACATGCAATGTGGGTAACAATCCGGGGGATACTATTCCCGGattaaacaccaaaataacaaagATGCTTTCTCCAAAACTCTCCTCCCAAAGGCCTTTAAAAAAGTTAAGGATCAAATCGGAAATAAAAGTTTTTCTCAATTTATCTAGTGTAAAACTAAACACATGTTTTATATTATATCCTATATATCCATTTCTAGTCCAATGAACTAAACGTGTATCGTAAGAAGTATCTTTACTAAAAAATCATGTTGTTATTTAATTCATGTATTATGATCCTGGTATAACTTGTTCACCAATCAAATGACCACCGGTTTGTTATCATATTGAATGTcttgctttatttttttaaatgatttttaagCTAGTATAGGCTAATAGCTTGCTAAGTTAATCTGGATTACACTACCAATAGTTAGTCAATGCGGGTAATATATTACTCTTTAGTTTTATACCAGTTTCCTTAGTATGTTTCTTATTAGAGTTGTTTGCTTTTCCACCGGTAGCTTTTGAAGTTGtcattttttttgtttgcccTTTTACCTTTTCGTGGGTTGCGCTTTATGTGAAGAACACTTTCCAACCTTGACTCCTATCATATATGCATTTTTTGTTATGAGTTGGTTGTTTGAAcgagctatatatatatatatgtgtgtgtgtgtgtgtgtgtaattaCTTCAAACATTCAATTAATGGATGCCTATTGCTGccttatcaaaaaagaaaatacttattaCTGCTCTGTTCCATATTTTATCTCTCGAATAGGATGATTCAGTTCCCTACTCGGAATGCTTATGACGCTTCACTAAGGGCAGTTGTTCGGACGAGTCGCTTGTTCAGAATGGAGAGGGTACTGTTTCGAACATGCATCTGGTTGATTATTAATCTCTGGAGGTTTGCATGCAgaatcatcatttctttacctttctgatTGTAGGCTGATCGTCAGCAGTGGGACACTTTGCCACACTATGATGGAAAAACTGTAAGTGGGTCTTTGGTGTTTAACTGTCTTCATTGTTCTTTCtgtttgtctttttcttttttggtgggTAGGTGTGTGGTAGATGGTGGTGGAAAGGctgataacaaaaataaaaacctCATGCTAATTAAGAGGAAAAAAAACAcaaggtgatttcttcccatctgctTAACCATTAGTGAGCGGATGGGCCCAAGCTAGTGGAGTAGTCGAGGTGGGCCCAAGCTGTTCCACAGTCGGAAACTACTGTAATTTAAAAATATACCAATGAActattctttctttctgaatGCAATGAGATTGATGATAAATTAAATATTGCTATTCGATTCATTCATTTCTAATAGTGATACAAAAGGGCTTTGAAGCAAAAAATCTATTGATGATTGTTGGCTTTTCCAGATTTTATTGCAAGGGATCCCACGGAATGCACTGGCAGATGATGTGGAACGTTTTCTTTCTGGTTGCCAGTATGATGGATCATCAATCCAAATATTCGCCAGACAACAGCGAGGTTTTGATAGGTATAGAAGCTTTACCACTCACATCTCGCTGGCTCTCTTAACTGTGATGTGTTCTCTGTTCCGTATAAGATGGAGTTTTGGTTTATTTGTTGCAGACCACCAGTTAGAGTGGCCCTTGTGCAGTTCCCTTCACAGGCTTTAGCCGCACACGCCTTTATTACGAAGAACAGAGGCTTCGTTCTTAATAACCAAATTGCTGTTCGACTTCTTCAGTAGTCTCCTCCACCTTCAAAATAATCTACTTTCCATTTCCCTGTGAGCTAGATTAGGATGTGAGATGACAATTAGAAATGTTCTGATTATCTGCCTGCATGTCCAGGCTTCAATCCTCTTTTAAatgagaaatttttatttcatttacTATGGAGAAAGCTGAGATGAAATTCGAAATGCTAGTCTTATCAATACTTTGTTTTGAATAACATAAATATGTGAACACTGTCCTTTCAAATGAGGGCTTCTACGTTGCATTTTATTTTTTAGTGGGCTTCTGCTGATCAAGCTGCGGTCTATTTGTGCCAAATACGTTTGCAATGAAGGCATATTGTAAGTTCAAATTCAGGTTTCATCTTTGCAGGCAAAACCAAAACCGCCGAAACACAATGTTGAATTCAGGATCTTGATATTGTGGATTCTGAGTTATGAGAGTGGGGTGTGGTGGGGGTGTGGGTGGGAAATAGGGTGGGTTGAGAAAGAGtagttttggaaaacatttttcctctttttggccGGGAAGTGAGTGCATGAGAAAAATattatccaaaatatttaaaccaaacatagaaaaatttgaatttttcttcgtaccaaacacactcAAAAAGGCCAAGTATTCTAACCTAGAATTGGCAACATAAAATATACGGAAAAGGGTCAAAACTACCCTCAAACTATAAGCTTAGGATTAAATATACCCTCCGTCCACCTATTGCGCTAAAATTGCCTCTGACATTTTCTTTTTAACTCAAGTCTACCCTTATGACTAACGGCcatttaaaaaaaagatttattTAATAATGATGTGGCAGCTTCTCATTTGTCGAATTTAATACACTTGTCCTCATTAAAACGACCCACCCATATGTACCGTTTTCAGAATAACCCGCCTTGAAccaaaaatttaacaaaaaaagGGAACCCCCAACCCCACGGgactcttcttctttcttttctaagTGCTTTTTCTTAGGGCTCTTCAAAGAAAGAAGAGTCGTGTCAATGGCTGCAATCAAACTTTTAGTTTATTCCACAAAAAAATCAGTTCAAATCTATAGAGAACTACAAATTTTGGACATAAACAAACATCCACAAATCACTAAATACCCTCTAAAATTTCAGATCTGAAAATTTTGATTAGCTTCAATGGTGGACAACTTTGTTCCTTGCATTTTCGAGCAACCAAGACAGTAGATAAACTTGACTTGAGCTTCAAATAATAACAATCAGCAGGTTCCAAGCAACAATCTCGACTTTCAAAACCAAACTCTCTCAACAACTTCGACAATTTCAAGCCACGAATTTGGCACACCAAAGATCCTAATCAgtagctgtgagcatgtgatttttgccctatacgaaatactcctataaaggagggagaaattaaaaaatagccagatttacaattggtcgttcaaaaatagcccagtttcaaaagtaatcgaaatttagccacttttcatgtaaagataaatctgagcgaaaacactgttcaaaacccggaaaatacgccagtatattatactgaagttccagcataagtatgcttgaactccagcatattatactggagttccagcatacttatgctggaactccagcataatatgatggagttccagcataaataCACTAaaactccatcataatatactggagttctagcaaGTATatttgtccagtataatatactgaagtttggagcaccggtgctccagtctcatACCCTCTCGGGTGGTAAAGAGGAGGTGCGACAGTAGAGTGATCAAGGAAAGTTTTAAGCACTAAAACTCTTCAATTCAGCAAAGGATCATCCTTTCTCAATTCCACCAGTGAACCCAGTTGTATTTTCAAATGCTCGTACCAATGAAATTTGTAAACTCAGAAACAAAGCATGAACTCAAGTGTATTAGATCAAATAGTGATActatattttacttttctaattttttgttttgtttttgatttgCTAATAAAAAATTAGGCACTTCAGGTTGGGTTAGTGCAGTTTGGGGCGGGTTAGTCCGAAAATGGGTACATATGGATGAGTCTTTTTAATAGGATCATGTGTTTTAAATTCGGCTAATGAGAAGCTGCCATGTcattattaaataaatattttttttgatggAAATGGTTGTTAGTCCGAAGGGTAGGCTTGAGCCGAAAAGAAAATGTCGGGGGTAATTTTAGCGCAATAGATGAACGGAGGATATATTTAGTCCTAAGCCTATAATTCAGGAGCAGTTTTGAACCTTTTCCATAATATATATGCTATTTAGAAGATGGTTCTCACTAAAGATCTATGAGAAATTTGTCTTAAGATCTTTAAATTCGTTCTTCGTATACCGATGTTGCCCCGTTTCTACTTACTACTACTACACCTAGCGTAAAGTTATATCTTATCATGCCTAGTAGTGCATAACATGATATGCATGATAAACCCTCACTGAAGCATAAGAATTTCTACTAATCTTCACTCACTCTCCTTTGAAATCTTCAATGACAAGGCTAGTACAGAGGCGGCTTAACCCCCAAGCCACTAAAGCGGCCGCTTTAGGCCTTACAAAATCAGAGgctccaaaaatactttttttatatgtaatttaaatattaattgtatttattaaataGTGATAAGAATTTTTTTCAATCATATTTTGCTACTTTGTCACCAATCATTAATAACATAGTTTTATATTTTATGTTGTCTTTTATCGGAGTTGGTTGAGCAAATTCAAATGAAAGTGAAAGGCAATTAAATCTGCAGTTGCTTTCTAGTTCTtcttgttgggaataaacccccacgGAAATAATAAtatagcaccgagatacggtaattaacaagaataaaagagtaacaacgacaccaagatttttacgtggaaaacccttttgaataagggaaaaatcaCGGCCCTgagacgagcaactgatatcactatagcaaggaattttacactttgtagatctgaataaaatactccaaagaccactacaacactcaaaagaaataaccctcttttgatattttcacCTTACTACAATATCGTTCACTCTCTaatttcctcacagactattttcttataccttatCTGTGAAACCtccctctttctttctctctttgttggtgtatggaaatgagagttgaacctctccttttatagccaaagtttcactctctaaagcctaccatatttgccaatctacacacacttttcacaattcaacaaagttggttaccaaaccaaagaaattcaacaagttggctaccaaaccaaaccaagtcaacaaggttggctaccaaatcaaagaaaacttttattaggCACATGTTTACAACTCTAACTTTGTAAGGTATTTTCTTTCAAGATCTCTGTTGGTACACTTCAAGCTAATTAGatcataaaatatatatcttctttgTAAATACAAATTTCTACTTGATTGTTACTTTGGGAGGAAATGCTATATAGTAATTTATGTTGACGGTcatgtgaaaagaaaaaattcaaaattaaacttAATAAAATCTTATCAAAGATTAGTAATGTTTCAACAAAGATTAAAGGGGTTGGTTACACCGTCAAGATGAAATTGCATCTCAAAAagtataaaagaaagaaaaaaacttcaacaaaaatatctaaaattattaaataagtttaagaTCTCTTATAACGTCTTGGCTTTAGGCCTCCAATACTATTGAGCCGCCTCTGGGCTAGTGCATAGCATGGCGAAGTAATCAACGTAATTTGGAGTGAATTATCAAATATAGTTTGCTGATTCTAAATTGACcgcgaaaaaaaaaaaaaaggaagaagaagaagcagcagcagcaTGAATGCTAGAAACCATAAGTGGAGAAAACTTGAGCCATTCTAGGATGAGCACACTCCAGTGCACCCTAAAATCATCAAAAGTATAATTGAAACAACATGAGATAGAGTAAAAAAACACATAACGAGATGGACAATAAACAATCATAGGCACCAAGCCAACAGCCCAAAAAGATAAGCATGGCTAAGTTAAATTTCTCCAATGTGAAGACTAGCC includes these proteins:
- the LOC107831931 gene encoding uncharacterized protein LOC107831931, with translation MMGLLRAMTKSNRPIQMGLQNQGLTLSLSRQLSTQTETPQQDNSVDTFLQNPSTGLVYGRIYGIGRHTRKSDIISMLGASNLSLDDVRFEYNPNYAPVAAMIQFPTRNAYDASLRAVVRTSRLFRMERADRQQWDTLPHYDGKTILLQGIPRNALADDVERFLSGCQYDGSSIQIFARQQRGFDRPPVRVALVQFPSQALAAHAFITKNRGFVLNNQIAVRLLQ